The following is a genomic window from bacterium.
CGCGCGACGCGACGGCTGGCGGCGGCTGCGGCTGTGGAGCGCCGGCTGCTCCAGCGGCGAGGAGCCCTACTCGCTCGCGATGGTGCTGCTCGAACTGCTGCCGGACATCGCGGACTGGGACGTCCACCTCCTGGCGACCGACATCAACGAGGAGGCGCTCGCCGCCGCCCGCGCGGGGCGGTACCGGGCCTGGTCGTTCCGCGACGTCGAGGAGCGCTACCGACAGCGCTTCTTCACGGCCGAGGGCGGCGTCTGGCGCATCCGGCCGGAGGTGCAGCGGCTGGTGACCTTCCGCCCGTTGAACCTCGCCGACGACGCCTTCCCGTCGCCGGCCACGGGGACCGATTCCCTGGACCTGATCCTTTGCCGCAACGTCATGATCTACTTCCGGCCCGAGCTCTGCCGGGAGATCACCCGGCGCTTCCACGCCTGTCTCGAGGAGCGCGGTGCGCTCATCGTCGGGCACTCCGAGCACAGCGACCTGATCGACCCGGCATTCGCGCGCGTGTTCCACGGGCGCACGGTCCTCTACTGCAGGCACGGCGCGTCGCCGGGACTCGCCAAGGCGCTCGCGATCCGCTTCCGCGGCGCGGGTGCCGCGCCGGAGGGGGCGGTCACCGCCGCGGCGCCGGCGCGCCGCGGCGGCGTGCAGCGGCCGCCCGAGACCGCGGAGACGGTGCTCTTCGAGGAGGGGGTCGCGCTGGCGGCGCAGCGG
Proteins encoded in this region:
- a CDS encoding protein-glutamate O-methyltransferase CheR, translated to MARTAVEIAETDFVAVRDLISRRSGLYFPDSKRAELLATVGARAAALGWPDAIAEYVGFLERGEEGGSELRCLVSRLTVGETYFFRNRGQFDLLRERLLPDLIRARRDGWRRLRLWSAGCSSGEEPYSLAMVLLELLPDIADWDVHLLATDINEEALAAARAGRYRAWSFRDVEERYRQRFFTAEGGVWRIRPEVQRLVTFRPLNLADDAFPSPATGTDSLDLILCRNVMIYFRPELCREITRRFHACLEERGALIVGHSEHSDLIDPAFARVFHGRTVLYCRHGASPGLAKALAIRFRGAGAAPEGAVTAAAPARRGGVQRPPETAETVLFEEGVALAAQR